The following coding sequences are from one Hymenobacter sp. DG25A window:
- the yihA gene encoding ribosome biogenesis GTP-binding protein YihA/YsxC, translated as MLIRTAKFLTSNTRVDQCPAPTLPEYAFIGRSNVGKSSLINMLTDHRGLAKTSSLPGKTQLINHFIINDAWYLVDLPGYGYAKVSKDSRAKWEKMINFYLRERENLACVFVLIDSRHAPIASDLEFIDRLGNMGVPFVLAFTKSDKQSGSRTHQNVVAYIEKLRETWDELPQYFVTSATEKMGREEILAFIEEVNLNAAPTTDNA; from the coding sequence ATGCTTATTCGTACGGCAAAATTTCTGACCAGCAATACCCGCGTAGACCAGTGCCCCGCACCTACTTTGCCGGAATATGCTTTTATCGGGCGCTCCAACGTGGGCAAGTCGTCGCTGATTAATATGCTGACGGACCACCGCGGATTAGCCAAAACCTCTTCGCTGCCGGGTAAAACTCAGCTTATCAATCATTTCATTATAAATGATGCGTGGTATCTGGTAGACTTACCCGGCTACGGCTATGCCAAGGTTAGCAAAGACTCCCGCGCCAAGTGGGAAAAGATGATCAACTTTTATTTACGGGAGCGGGAAAATCTGGCTTGCGTATTCGTATTAATTGACTCGCGCCACGCTCCTATTGCCTCCGATCTGGAATTTATTGACCGGCTGGGAAATATGGGCGTGCCTTTTGTACTGGCCTTTACGAAATCCGACAAGCAATCGGGTTCACGCACCCACCAAAATGTAGTGGCTTATATTGAAAAGCTGCGCGAAACCTGGGACGAACTGCCGCAGTACTTTGTTACTTCCGCTACCGAGAAAATGGGACGGGAAGAGATTCTGGCCTTTATTGAGGAAGTAAACCTGAACGCTGCGCCTACCACGGATAATGCGTAA
- a CDS encoding energy transducer TonB, which yields MKKHLLVLALGICTLTPAFAQSVKVKSKGPGPATQTEVDAAVATAQNPVRGGKVIPVAEYYEGGQEAMYAFIEKEMKYPLMARRNRIQGTCIVSFTLNTDGTLSGVKLVKQIGGGCGEEALRLVHLLKFKKPDYAILTSLPISFKLPVPGQAAAE from the coding sequence ATGAAAAAACACTTGCTTGTTCTGGCTTTGGGCATTTGTACCCTGACGCCTGCTTTCGCCCAATCGGTGAAGGTAAAATCCAAAGGTCCCGGCCCGGCTACCCAGACTGAGGTAGATGCTGCCGTAGCCACGGCGCAAAATCCGGTGCGCGGCGGCAAAGTCATTCCGGTAGCCGAGTACTATGAAGGAGGCCAGGAGGCCATGTATGCCTTCATTGAAAAAGAAATGAAATACCCGCTCATGGCCCGGCGCAACCGCATCCAGGGCACCTGCATCGTGAGCTTTACCCTGAACACCGACGGCACGCTGTCCGGCGTGAAGCTGGTAAAGCAGATTGGTGGTGGCTGCGGCGAAGAGGCGCTGCGCTTGGTGCATCTGCTTAAATTCAAGAAGCCGGACTACGCTATTCTGACCAGCTTGCCCATCTCATTTAAGCTGCCAGTCCCCGGACAAGCCGCCGCTGAGTAA
- a CDS encoding DUF5606 domain-containing protein — protein MPYDLKEIAAISGMPGLYRLVRPTRAGVIVETLDERATRSVASARNKVSLLHEISIYTEDLDQTVPLTEVFDRIQQHYGADFPFTNKSDDRDLTKFMETIIPDYDRERVYMSDIKKLVTWYRLVSATLPYLAEEEATEEAPAEEAEAKTEKKAGTKASKATADDALSTAGVISSATETDEPTNPEAATEATAKSRGKKKSE, from the coding sequence ATGCCCTACGACCTGAAGGAAATTGCTGCCATTAGCGGCATGCCAGGCCTCTACCGCCTGGTACGCCCCACCCGTGCTGGTGTTATTGTGGAAACGCTGGATGAGCGTGCCACGCGTTCTGTTGCCTCGGCCCGCAACAAGGTGTCGCTGCTCCACGAAATTTCCATTTATACCGAAGACCTGGACCAGACCGTGCCCCTAACGGAGGTATTTGACCGGATTCAGCAGCACTACGGCGCCGATTTTCCCTTTACCAACAAGTCGGACGACCGGGACCTGACCAAGTTCATGGAAACCATTATTCCCGATTACGACCGGGAGCGGGTGTACATGTCAGACATCAAAAAGCTCGTTACCTGGTACCGCCTGGTAAGCGCTACGCTGCCTTACTTAGCGGAAGAAGAAGCCACCGAGGAAGCCCCTGCGGAAGAAGCTGAAGCTAAAACGGAGAAAAAAGCCGGCACCAAAGCCAGCAAGGCTACCGCGGATGATGCCCTGAGCACTGCCGGCGTTATCTCCTCAGCCACTGAAACCGACGAGCCTACCAACCCGGAGGCCGCCACGGAAGCTACCGCCAAAAGTCGTGGCAAAAAGAAATCGGAATAG
- the fbp gene encoding class 1 fructose-bisphosphatase has translation MDHNKLALPVGTTLDRFIMRKQEDFPYATGELSQLLRDIALAAKIVNREINRSGLIDIAGAYGNRNVQGEDQQKLDVIANIRFIRALRNGGEVCTIISEEDDEKIQTGNVQGKYVVAIDPLDGSSNIDVNVSIGTIFSIYRRVSPTGNEGTDQDCLQAGTHQVAAGYVIYGSSTMLVYTTGNGVNGFTYEPSLGEFFLSHPHITSPKTGTVYSINEGISEDFPEGVKAFVAHCKEQHFSARYIGSLVADFHRNLLKGGIYMYPATRKVKNGKLRLAYECNPLAFIVEQAGGKASNGFMRTMEIQPIGMHDRCPLFIGSTELVEKAEEFMAQYANADTEAVK, from the coding sequence ATGGACCACAACAAACTCGCGCTACCCGTCGGTACTACTCTGGACCGGTTTATTATGCGCAAACAGGAAGACTTCCCTTATGCTACCGGGGAGCTTTCCCAGCTGCTGCGTGATATTGCCCTGGCCGCCAAAATCGTAAACCGAGAAATCAACCGCTCCGGCCTCATTGATATTGCCGGCGCTTATGGCAACCGCAACGTGCAGGGCGAAGACCAGCAGAAGCTGGACGTTATTGCTAACATTCGCTTTATCCGGGCGCTGCGCAACGGCGGCGAGGTTTGCACCATTATTTCCGAAGAAGACGACGAGAAGATCCAGACCGGCAACGTGCAGGGTAAATATGTGGTGGCCATTGACCCGCTGGATGGCTCCTCCAATATTGACGTGAACGTCAGCATCGGCACTATTTTCAGCATCTACCGGCGCGTATCACCCACCGGCAACGAGGGCACCGACCAGGACTGCCTGCAGGCCGGGACGCATCAGGTGGCCGCCGGCTACGTTATTTATGGCTCCAGCACCATGCTGGTGTATACCACTGGCAACGGGGTAAACGGCTTCACCTACGAGCCTTCTTTGGGGGAGTTCTTCCTGTCGCACCCCCACATCACCTCGCCTAAAACCGGCACGGTATACTCTATTAATGAGGGTATTTCCGAAGATTTCCCGGAAGGGGTGAAAGCCTTTGTGGCCCATTGTAAGGAGCAGCATTTCTCGGCCCGCTACATCGGCTCTCTGGTGGCTGATTTTCACCGCAACTTGCTGAAGGGCGGGATTTATATGTACCCGGCCACCCGCAAAGTGAAGAACGGCAAGCTGCGCCTGGCCTATGAGTGCAACCCGCTGGCCTTTATTGTGGAGCAGGCCGGTGGCAAAGCCAGCAACGGCTTTATGCGCACCATGGAAATACAGCCCATCGGCATGCACGACCGGTGCCCGTTGTTCATTGGCTCTACCGAACTGGTAGAAAAAGCCGAAGAATTTATGGCCCAGTACGCCAACGCCGATACCGAGGCAGTCAAATAG
- a CDS encoding aspartate kinase — protein sequence MQEQHALKVYKFGGASVRNAAAIRNLVEIVRRFGTDGQLLIVVSAMDKTTNALEDIFHRAYSALDYQEQLRALRDFHYTVADELFGDAWREQEAVAAAVPGTVTLPGLLEQLSGQLATLVRGEYDRQYDQIVSFGELLATLIVARALEAEWLDCRPLVRTDYMWREGRLDWPTTERNIRAVVPDLLQKGPVVTQGFLGGTPSGQTTTLGREGSDFSAAIFAHCLHAESVTIWKDVAGLLNADPKIFANTIRFPEISYQETIEMAYYGASVIHPKTIKPLAVRRIPLYVKSFLDPTAEGTKIHDCRHESLPPAFIRKTGQCLVSFESKDLTFISEENLEVIFGALAQVRLKIHLMQNSAISFSVCTDFSAYRLEQLLDMLYEQFTIHYNTGLELYTIKNYDAASVQQLTEGRELLLEQRTRQTFQFVCRSAVKEEVK from the coding sequence ATGCAGGAACAGCACGCGCTTAAGGTTTATAAGTTTGGAGGCGCCTCCGTGCGCAATGCCGCCGCTATTCGCAATCTGGTGGAAATAGTGCGCCGCTTTGGTACCGATGGGCAATTGCTGATTGTGGTATCGGCCATGGATAAAACCACGAATGCGCTGGAGGATATCTTTCACCGGGCTTATTCTGCCCTGGACTACCAGGAGCAGCTGCGCGCTCTGCGCGACTTTCACTACACCGTGGCCGATGAGCTGTTTGGCGACGCCTGGCGGGAGCAGGAAGCCGTGGCGGCCGCCGTGCCCGGCACCGTTACCCTGCCTGGGCTGCTGGAGCAGCTCAGCGGCCAGCTGGCCACTCTGGTCCGGGGAGAATATGACCGGCAGTACGACCAGATAGTGAGCTTTGGCGAGCTGCTGGCCACTCTGATTGTAGCGCGGGCCCTTGAAGCCGAATGGCTGGACTGCCGCCCCCTGGTGCGCACCGATTATATGTGGCGCGAAGGCCGCCTGGACTGGCCTACCACCGAGCGCAACATCCGCGCCGTGGTGCCGGATCTGCTCCAAAAGGGCCCCGTGGTTACCCAGGGCTTTCTGGGCGGCACCCCCAGCGGCCAGACCACCACGCTGGGCCGCGAAGGCTCCGATTTTTCCGCTGCCATTTTCGCACATTGTCTGCACGCGGAGTCCGTTACCATCTGGAAAGACGTGGCCGGCTTGCTAAACGCCGACCCCAAGATCTTTGCCAATACCATCCGTTTCCCGGAAATCAGCTACCAGGAAACCATTGAAATGGCTTACTACGGGGCGTCCGTCATTCACCCCAAAACCATTAAGCCGCTGGCCGTGCGCCGCATTCCGCTGTATGTAAAGTCGTTTCTGGACCCTACGGCGGAGGGCACCAAAATTCATGACTGCCGGCATGAGTCCCTGCCCCCGGCCTTTATCCGCAAAACCGGGCAGTGTCTGGTTTCTTTTGAGTCGAAGGACCTCACGTTTATCTCGGAAGAAAACCTGGAAGTCATTTTTGGGGCGCTGGCGCAGGTGCGGCTGAAAATTCATCTGATGCAGAACTCTGCCATCAGCTTCTCTGTGTGCACTGATTTTTCCGCCTACCGGCTGGAGCAGCTCCTGGACATGCTCTACGAGCAGTTTACCATCCATTACAACACCGGGCTGGAGCTGTACACCATCAAGAATTATGATGCCGCCAGCGTTCAGCAGCTTACGGAAGGCCGGGAATTGCTCCTGGAGCAGCGCACTCGCCAAACCTTCCAGTTTGTGTGCCGCAGCGCCGTGAAGGAAGAAGTGAAGTAA
- a CDS encoding GNAT family N-acetyltransferase yields MITTPRLQLLPCRPEHFAAMLQPDLPALAQLLHVAPHLDWLQQDLVWEVVPQAAQFLTEHPEAADWWLYFFIHAEHQQLVGVGGFKGLPTHGTVELGYSIAPHFRQQGYATEATRGMIQFAFEHPEISQVLAHTLPSINYSTQVLAKTGFTFQQVLEDPEDGLVWQWRLLKSDYSV; encoded by the coding sequence ATGATAACCACTCCTCGCCTGCAACTGCTTCCCTGCCGACCAGAGCATTTTGCGGCCATGCTTCAGCCAGATCTGCCAGCGTTAGCCCAGCTGCTACACGTGGCGCCCCACTTAGACTGGCTGCAGCAGGACCTGGTGTGGGAGGTGGTGCCGCAAGCCGCGCAGTTTCTGACAGAGCATCCGGAAGCAGCCGATTGGTGGCTGTATTTTTTTATTCACGCAGAACATCAGCAGCTGGTGGGCGTGGGCGGCTTCAAAGGCCTACCCACCCACGGCACAGTAGAGCTGGGCTACAGTATAGCACCGCATTTTCGGCAGCAGGGTTATGCCACCGAAGCTACCCGCGGCATGATTCAGTTTGCTTTTGAACACCCGGAAATTTCGCAGGTGCTGGCCCACACGCTCCCCAGCATCAACTATTCCACTCAGGTGCTGGCTAAAACGGGCTTCACTTTTCAGCAGGTACTGGAGGACCCCGAGGATGGTTTGGTGTGGCAATGGCGCCTGTTAAAGTCTGATTATTCCGTGTAG
- a CDS encoding enoyl-CoA hydratase-related protein, whose protein sequence is MEFITVTPEARPHVALIQLNRPKELNALNLQLMQEVAAALKDLCTNDAVRVIVLTGNERAFAAGADIKQMAGRTAIDMLTIDQFSTWDQIRKTHKPLIAAVSGFALGGGCELAMTCDMIVASETAQFGQPEIRIGTMPGAGGTQRLTRALGKARAMEMVLTGKPISAQEAEKHGLVNRVVPVGQYLEEAFRLAASIAEMSPVAARLAKESVNRAFETHLDEGLHFERKNFYMTFASEDQKEGMAAFVEKRKADFKGR, encoded by the coding sequence ATGGAATTTATAACCGTAACCCCCGAGGCCCGGCCGCATGTGGCCCTGATTCAGCTAAACCGCCCCAAAGAGCTGAATGCGCTGAATCTGCAGCTGATGCAGGAAGTAGCCGCCGCCCTGAAAGACCTGTGCACCAATGATGCCGTGCGCGTGATTGTGCTCACCGGCAATGAGCGCGCCTTTGCTGCCGGTGCCGATATCAAGCAGATGGCGGGCCGCACCGCTATTGATATGCTGACCATTGACCAGTTCAGCACCTGGGACCAGATCCGCAAAACCCATAAGCCCCTAATTGCCGCGGTATCGGGGTTTGCGCTGGGCGGGGGCTGCGAGCTGGCCATGACCTGCGACATGATTGTGGCCTCCGAAACCGCCCAGTTCGGGCAGCCGGAAATCCGGATTGGCACCATGCCGGGCGCGGGCGGCACCCAGCGCCTTACGCGCGCCCTGGGCAAAGCCCGGGCCATGGAAATGGTGCTCACCGGCAAACCCATTTCGGCGCAGGAAGCCGAAAAGCACGGGCTGGTAAACCGCGTGGTGCCCGTAGGCCAGTATCTGGAGGAAGCATTCCGGCTGGCTGCCAGTATTGCGGAAATGTCGCCGGTAGCGGCGCGCCTGGCGAAGGAATCGGTGAACCGGGCATTTGAAACCCACCTGGATGAAGGTCTGCACTTTGAGCGCAAAAACTTCTACATGACGTTTGCTTCCGAAGACCAGAAAGAAGGCATGGCGGCCTTCGTAGAAAAACGCAAAGCCGATTTCAAAGGTCGCTAA